One genomic window of Pseudomonadota bacterium includes the following:
- a CDS encoding multidrug effflux MFS transporter codes for MPTSNFRIAVVLGLLTAMGPLAIDMYLPALPSIGRSLGTSMNAVQMSLLVYFLSLGVGQVIYGPLSDQIGRKPPMYFGLVLFVAGSIGCALAPTIHILILSRFIQGSGACAAMVIPRAVVRDLHTGNEAVKLMARLMLVFSVSPILAPLAGSLLIEWGGWRSVFWVITLLALSGLALLAFRFPETRPVAKGRVIDLGRLWTDYRPLLQDRAYLQLVAIGALGISSFFIYLANSSFVLINHYGLTPIQYSIAFSLNAISFIGIAQLAGRLGKRFGLVRILKTSLYGYAGMMSLLFTFSLFGIDRIELLISMLFLGYGFLGLIVPISTVLALEGQGAVAGSASALIGTARFVTGAVIMGGIGLFSDGSPLAMLGGIAACALGALALAAGPGGTIHHYVHEI; via the coding sequence ATGCCCACATCCAACTTCCGAATAGCCGTGGTTCTTGGCCTACTGACTGCCATGGGCCCTCTTGCAATCGACATGTACCTGCCGGCGCTTCCCTCGATTGGACGGAGCCTCGGGACGTCAATGAATGCGGTGCAGATGAGTCTGCTTGTTTATTTCCTGTCCTTGGGCGTCGGCCAGGTCATATACGGACCTTTATCAGACCAGATCGGACGCAAACCGCCGATGTATTTCGGCCTGGTTCTTTTTGTTGCCGGCAGCATCGGCTGTGCACTGGCTCCCACCATCCATATTCTGATTCTCTCCCGATTTATTCAGGGTTCAGGCGCCTGTGCGGCCATGGTCATCCCACGCGCGGTGGTCCGGGACCTTCACACCGGCAATGAAGCCGTGAAACTGATGGCAAGACTGATGCTGGTTTTCAGCGTTTCTCCCATCCTCGCGCCATTGGCCGGCAGTCTGCTTATCGAGTGGGGCGGCTGGCGCAGTGTGTTCTGGGTCATTACCCTGCTGGCTCTATCGGGACTGGCACTGCTGGCCTTCCGCTTCCCCGAGACGCGGCCGGTTGCCAAAGGGAGAGTGATTGACCTTGGCAGACTCTGGACTGATTACCGGCCACTTCTGCAGGACCGCGCCTATCTGCAACTTGTCGCCATAGGTGCGCTGGGTATCTCCAGCTTTTTCATCTACCTGGCCAACTCCTCTTTTGTCTTGATCAACCATTATGGTTTGACCCCGATCCAGTACAGCATCGCTTTTTCGCTAAATGCCATCTCCTTTATCGGGATAGCGCAGCTCGCAGGCAGACTCGGCAAACGTTTCGGCCTGGTCCGGATTCTGAAAACATCGCTCTACGGATATGCCGGGATGATGTCTCTACTCTTCACTTTCAGCCTGTTCGGTATTGACCGGATCGAACTGCTGATCAGCATGCTCTTTCTCGGTTATGGCTTTCTCGGACTGATCGTACCGATCAGTACTGTGCTTGCTCTGGAAGGACAGGGAGCGGTGGCCGGTTCGGCATCAGCACTGATAGGTACCGCCCGTTTCGTGACCGGTGCGGTAATCATGGGGGGCATCGGACTGTTCTCGGACGGATCACCCCTCGCGATGCTCGGCGGGATCGCCGCCTGCGCACTCGGTGCTCTGGCTTTGGCAGCAGGTCCCGGGGGAACTATCCATCATTATGTTCATGAAATTTAA